In Nodosilinea sp. PGN35, one DNA window encodes the following:
- a CDS encoding dienelactone hydrolase family protein, whose product MAEVILYHHALGLTPGVVAFADRLRRAGHTVHTPDLFDGHIFDRLEAGMGFVRELGFGEVAERGARAVEGLAAELVYAGFSLGVVPAQKLAQTRAGALGALLFCACMPVSEFGAVWPKGVPVQIHAMDADPFFVDEGDIDAARSLIEASEAAKLFLYPGTEHLFADSSLPSYDAKAATLLLQRVLDFLAVR is encoded by the coding sequence ATGGCGGAGGTTATCTTGTACCACCACGCGCTGGGGCTGACCCCTGGCGTGGTGGCATTTGCCGACCGGCTGCGCAGGGCTGGGCACACGGTTCACACGCCTGACCTGTTTGATGGCCACATCTTTGATCGCCTAGAAGCGGGGATGGGATTCGTCCGGGAACTTGGATTTGGCGAAGTGGCGGAGCGTGGCGCACGGGCGGTAGAGGGACTGGCTGCCGAATTGGTCTATGCCGGGTTTTCTCTAGGCGTGGTTCCAGCCCAGAAGCTGGCCCAGACTAGGGCCGGAGCGCTAGGGGCGCTGCTGTTCTGCGCCTGTATGCCGGTTTCGGAGTTTGGGGCGGTGTGGCCCAAAGGCGTGCCGGTGCAGATTCACGCTATGGATGCCGACCCGTTTTTTGTGGATGAGGGCGATATCGACGCGGCGCGATCGCTCATCGAAGCATCTGAGGCGGCGAAACTCTTTCTCTACCCCGGCACAGAGCATCTGTTCGCCGACAGCTCGCTGCCTTCGTACGACGCGAAAGCTGCGACCCTCTTGCTGCAAAGGGTGCTCGACTTCCTCGCCGTTCGCTAG
- a CDS encoding DUF362 domain-containing protein, whose product MVVPVSLMRAQSYHRAELERSLTHLLAPLGGMAAFVKRGDRVLLKPNLLTGARPTQACTTQPELIYAVAQQVIAAGGQPFLGDSPAFGSARGVAKANGLLPLAQELGLPIVELHGDRYPTDNPEFGHLRLSKEVMEADVVINLPKVKSHVQLTLTLGVKNLFGCVPGKMKAWWHMEAGKDVQRFGTMLVETARLIAPELTIVDGIVGHEGNGPSDGDPRNLGVLGASANVFALDRAMVAVLGVDPLAVPTVAQSIRLGACPAWDELAFPLAAPEDLQVADWQLPAELMPIDFGLPRVVKSTFKHLYIRFIKEPVATYAGRL is encoded by the coding sequence ATGGTGGTGCCAGTCAGTTTGATGCGTGCCCAGTCTTACCACCGGGCCGAGCTGGAGCGATCGCTCACCCATCTCCTCGCGCCCCTGGGCGGTATGGCGGCCTTTGTCAAGCGGGGCGATCGCGTGCTGCTGAAGCCCAACCTGCTGACCGGGGCTCGCCCGACCCAGGCCTGCACCACCCAGCCCGAGCTGATCTACGCCGTCGCCCAGCAGGTAATCGCCGCTGGCGGACAGCCCTTTTTGGGCGATAGCCCCGCCTTTGGCAGCGCTCGGGGGGTAGCTAAAGCCAACGGGCTGCTGCCCCTGGCCCAGGAACTTGGCCTGCCGATTGTGGAGCTGCACGGCGATCGCTACCCCACCGACAACCCCGAGTTTGGCCACCTGCGCCTCTCCAAAGAGGTGATGGAGGCCGACGTGGTGATTAACTTGCCTAAGGTCAAGTCCCACGTGCAGCTCACCCTGACGCTGGGGGTCAAAAACCTATTTGGCTGCGTGCCCGGCAAGATGAAAGCCTGGTGGCACATGGAGGCAGGCAAAGATGTGCAGCGCTTTGGCACCATGCTGGTGGAAACGGCGCGGCTAATCGCCCCTGAGCTGACCATCGTGGATGGTATTGTCGGCCACGAGGGCAATGGCCCCAGCGATGGAGACCCCCGAAACTTGGGGGTGCTGGGGGCATCGGCCAATGTCTTTGCCCTCGATCGCGCCATGGTGGCCGTGCTGGGGGTCGATCCACTGGCGGTACCTACGGTAGCCCAATCCATACGGCTGGGAGCCTGCCCCGCCTGGGACGAGCTGGCCTTTCCCCTGGCTGCCCCCGAGGATCTGCAAGTGGCTGACTGGCAACTGCCCGCCGAACTCATGCCCATTGACTTTGGCCTGCCTCGGGTGGTGAAATCTACCTTCAAGCACCTCTACATTCGCTTTATCAAAGAGCCGGTAGCCACCTACGCCGGACGACTTTGA
- a CDS encoding S41 family peptidase: MSISLFPRLLSLVRPSALALAPLALTTVATEVALAATPLTEFEDSPKVVIDEAWQIINREYVDNSFNQVDWQALRQDLLGREYSSQDAAYGALRAALRRLNDPYTRFLSPAEYADLTDQTSGEVSGIGVRLERNNQTGAVLVTSVASGSPAEMSGIVTGDRILLVDGQSTERLTAEGVLQQLRGNEGSQVTLTISRNGGAPRTVILTRARMDLPTVEYSQKTVGGRPIGYIRLIEFNANAAPQMANAIRSLTEAGVEGFVLDLRGNPGGLLMASIDISRMWLQHGPIVRTLDRGGNDEAISANRTALTNLPLTVLVDSRSASSSEILTGALRDNNRATVVGNTTYGKALVQSLHGLTDGSGLTVTVAHYYTPNGTDISSRGITPDVEVSLSDSQRRTLFSNPALLGTDADVQYLRAAEVLEQTILASQGRPTAGASRLGRIEPAE, encoded by the coding sequence ATGTCAATTTCCCTTTTTCCCCGGCTGCTGTCTCTGGTGCGGCCCTCGGCTTTAGCCCTAGCCCCCCTGGCGCTTACCACCGTAGCGACTGAGGTGGCGCTGGCGGCCACCCCCCTAACCGAGTTTGAAGACAGCCCCAAAGTCGTCATCGACGAAGCCTGGCAAATCATCAACCGTGAGTACGTAGACAACAGCTTTAACCAGGTCGATTGGCAGGCTCTGCGGCAAGACCTGCTGGGGCGAGAGTACTCTTCCCAGGATGCGGCCTACGGCGCGCTGCGAGCGGCACTGCGGCGGCTTAACGACCCCTACACCCGTTTTCTCTCGCCAGCGGAATACGCTGACCTCACCGATCAGACCTCTGGGGAGGTATCGGGCATTGGGGTGCGGCTGGAGCGCAACAACCAGACCGGAGCAGTGCTGGTGACGAGTGTGGCCTCAGGCTCCCCCGCTGAAATGTCGGGAATTGTAACGGGCGATCGCATTCTGCTGGTCGACGGCCAGAGCACCGAGCGGTTGACGGCCGAGGGCGTGCTGCAACAGCTGCGGGGCAACGAAGGCTCCCAGGTAACCCTGACGATTTCCCGCAACGGCGGCGCTCCCCGCACGGTGATTCTCACCCGCGCCCGCATGGACTTGCCCACGGTCGAATACTCGCAAAAAACCGTGGGCGGTCGCCCTATCGGCTACATTCGGCTGATTGAGTTCAACGCCAACGCGGCTCCGCAGATGGCCAACGCCATCCGCAGCCTCACTGAAGCTGGGGTGGAAGGGTTTGTGCTCGACCTGCGCGGCAACCCCGGCGGTCTGCTGATGGCCAGTATTGACATCAGCCGCATGTGGCTACAGCACGGCCCCATTGTGCGCACCCTCGATCGCGGCGGCAATGACGAGGCGATCTCGGCCAACCGTACGGCCCTGACCAACCTGCCGTTGACGGTGCTGGTGGATAGTCGTTCGGCCAGCTCCAGCGAAATCTTGACCGGTGCCCTGCGCGACAACAACCGGGCGACGGTGGTGGGCAACACCACCTACGGCAAAGCCCTCGTGCAGTCACTCCACGGCCTCACCGACGGCTCTGGACTGACCGTGACCGTGGCCCACTACTATACTCCCAACGGCACCGACATCAGCAGCCGGGGCATTACCCCCGATGTGGAGGTGAGCCTGAGCGACAGCCAGCGCCGCACGCTGTTTAGCAACCCGGCCCTGCTGGGCACCGACGCCGATGTCCAGTACCTCCGCGCCGCCGAAGTGCTAGAGCAGACTATTCTCGCCAGCCAGGGGCGACCGACCGCTGGCGCTAGCCGTTTGGGCCGCATTGAGCCGGCAGAGTGA
- the hemC gene encoding hydroxymethylbilane synthase produces MQSTASPTVSTSRRTVRIVSRKSQLALIQTHWVRDELQRHFPELTFEIVTMETQGDKVLDVSLSKIGDKGLFTQELEDTMLRGDSDFAVHSLKDLPTRLPEGLMLGCITEREDPADALVVHAKNKDKTLATLPEGAVIGTSSLRRLAQLRHHYPHLTFKDIRGNLNTRLRKLDEGGYDGIILAVAGLQRMDMGDRIHEILPADISLHAVGQGALGIECRTGDAEILNLLSVLSHGPTTARCLAERAFLRELEGGCQVPIGVNTALEGDTLTLTGLVASLDGQRVIKNVVQGPAAAAETLGEQLAQHLRSDGAQTILDEINATNRA; encoded by the coding sequence ATGCAATCCACCGCATCCCCCACTGTTTCCACTTCCCGGCGCACCGTTCGCATCGTGTCTCGCAAGAGCCAGCTGGCGCTGATTCAAACCCACTGGGTGCGGGATGAGCTACAGCGGCATTTTCCCGAGCTGACCTTTGAGATCGTCACCATGGAAACCCAGGGCGATAAAGTGCTCGATGTGTCGCTCTCCAAAATTGGCGACAAAGGCCTGTTTACCCAAGAACTAGAAGACACCATGCTGCGGGGTGACAGCGATTTTGCGGTGCACTCCCTTAAAGACCTGCCCACCCGTCTGCCCGAGGGGCTGATGCTGGGCTGCATCACCGAGCGTGAAGACCCCGCCGACGCCCTGGTGGTGCACGCAAAAAACAAAGACAAAACCCTGGCCACCCTGCCCGAGGGCGCGGTAATTGGCACCTCGTCGCTGCGGCGGCTGGCCCAGCTGCGCCACCACTACCCCCACCTCACCTTCAAAGACATTCGCGGCAACCTCAACACCCGCCTGCGCAAGCTCGACGAGGGCGGTTATGACGGCATCATTCTGGCGGTGGCGGGCCTCCAGCGCATGGATATGGGCGATCGCATCCACGAAATTCTGCCCGCCGACATCTCCCTCCACGCTGTAGGGCAGGGGGCCTTAGGCATTGAGTGCCGCACTGGCGATGCCGAAATCCTCAACCTGCTGAGCGTACTCTCCCACGGGCCTACCACCGCCCGCTGCCTGGCCGAACGGGCCTTTTTGCGAGAGCTAGAGGGGGGCTGTCAGGTACCCATCGGCGTCAACACGGCCCTTGAGGGCGATACCCTCACCCTCACCGGCCTGGTGGCCAGTCTCGACGGCCAGCGGGTGATTAAAAATGTGGTACAGGGGCCAGCCGCCGCCGCCGAAACGCTGGGTGAACAGCTGGCCCAACACCTGCGAAGCGACGGTGCCCAGACCATTCTCGACGAGATCAACGCCACCAACCGGGCCTAG
- a CDS encoding TIGR03792 family protein, with protein sequence MVIEWLTFAVDPDNRETFIRLDNEIWTAALSQYSGFISKEVWISPDLLDQVVVVIRWQTREQWKGIPQAVLDEVQERFEAAANFPHRMIDAREYQVRRYPTP encoded by the coding sequence ATGGTAATCGAATGGCTAACCTTTGCAGTGGATCCAGACAACCGCGAAACCTTTATTCGCCTCGATAACGAGATCTGGACGGCGGCCCTCAGCCAGTACTCCGGCTTTATTTCAAAGGAAGTCTGGATTTCGCCTGATTTGCTGGATCAGGTGGTCGTGGTCATTCGCTGGCAAACCCGCGAGCAGTGGAAGGGCATTCCCCAGGCGGTTCTCGACGAAGTTCAGGAGCGCTTTGAGGCCGCCGCCAATTTTCCCCACCGCATGATCGATGCCCGCGAATACCAGGTCCGCCGTTACCCTACGCCATAG
- a CDS encoding alpha-E domain-containing protein, with product MLSRVADSIYWLNRYVERAENVARFVDVNLNLLLDAPPGMEQQWEPLVRTTGDQAMFQARYGEATAENILKFLTFDRDYPNSIISCLRSARENARSVREIISSEMWEQVNSFYLMVNEAADVGLLSELHNFFPEVKMASHLFAGVMDATMAHNEGWHFGQLGRLLERADKTARILDVKYFILLPSVTDVGSPLDDLQWIALLKSASAYEMYRKCQYRITPRGVTEFLILNREFPRSIQFCLLEAERSLHCISGTPAGTWRTGSDRALGRLRSELDYLTIEEITQQGLHEFLDNLQTRLNSVSEKIFADFFALEPVS from the coding sequence ATGCTCAGCCGCGTCGCCGACTCCATCTACTGGTTAAACCGCTACGTCGAGCGGGCCGAAAACGTGGCCCGGTTTGTAGATGTCAACCTGAACCTGCTGCTGGATGCGCCCCCCGGCATGGAGCAGCAGTGGGAGCCATTGGTGAGAACAACCGGCGATCAGGCGATGTTTCAGGCCCGCTACGGAGAGGCGACGGCAGAGAATATCTTGAAGTTTTTGACCTTCGATCGCGACTATCCCAACTCGATCATCTCCTGCCTGCGATCGGCGCGGGAAAATGCGCGATCGGTGCGGGAAATTATTTCGTCAGAAATGTGGGAGCAGGTGAACTCGTTTTACCTGATGGTGAATGAGGCCGCCGATGTGGGGCTGCTGTCGGAGCTGCACAACTTTTTCCCGGAAGTGAAAATGGCCAGCCACCTGTTTGCCGGGGTGATGGATGCCACTATGGCCCACAACGAGGGCTGGCACTTTGGCCAGCTGGGGCGACTGCTGGAGCGGGCCGACAAAACCGCCCGCATTCTCGACGTCAAGTACTTTATTTTGCTGCCCTCGGTGACCGATGTGGGCTCGCCCCTGGACGACTTGCAGTGGATTGCCCTGCTGAAGTCGGCCAGCGCCTACGAGATGTACCGCAAGTGCCAGTACCGCATTACCCCGCGCGGGGTGACGGAGTTTTTGATTCTGAACCGGGAGTTTCCGCGATCGATTCAGTTTTGTTTGCTGGAGGCCGAGCGATCGCTGCACTGCATCTCGGGCACCCCGGCGGGCACCTGGCGCACGGGGAGCGATCGCGCCCTCGGTCGCCTGCGCTCCGAACTCGACTACCTCACCATCGAAGAGATCACCCAGCAGGGGCTCCACGAGTTTCTCGACAACCTGCAAACTCGCCTCAACAGCGTCAGCGAGAAGATCTTTGCCGACTTTTTTGCCCTGGAGCCGGTGTCCTAA
- a CDS encoding Uma2 family endonuclease, protein MVQLSSKVLTLEEFLKLPETKPASEFVDGHVIQKPMPQGKHSAIQGEFVPFVNTGLKPKRIARAFPELRCTFGGRSVVPDVAVMAWNRIPRDQNGEVANTFAAAPDWTIEILSPDQNQTRVTKNILHCLRHGSQMGWLIDPDEQTVFVYRPKQETEVFDQVEDALPMPAFANTLSLTIQALFNWLLE, encoded by the coding sequence ATGGTACAGCTCTCATCTAAAGTTCTGACCCTAGAGGAGTTTCTGAAGCTACCCGAAACTAAACCTGCCAGCGAATTTGTGGATGGTCACGTTATCCAAAAACCCATGCCCCAAGGGAAACACAGTGCCATCCAGGGTGAATTTGTCCCGTTTGTCAATACTGGACTTAAACCTAAACGGATTGCTCGCGCCTTTCCAGAATTACGTTGTACATTTGGTGGTCGCTCCGTAGTTCCCGACGTTGCGGTAATGGCATGGAACCGCATTCCCCGCGATCAAAACGGCGAAGTCGCCAACACCTTTGCCGCTGCTCCAGACTGGACGATTGAAATCCTGTCGCCGGATCAAAACCAAACCAGAGTGACCAAAAATATTCTTCACTGTCTGCGGCACGGCAGCCAGATGGGATGGTTAATCGACCCCGACGAGCAAACGGTGTTTGTCTATCGTCCTAAGCAGGAAACCGAAGTTTTTGACCAGGTTGAGGACGCCTTGCCTATGCCTGCCTTTGCCAACACCCTATCTCTGACTATTCAAGCGCTCTTTAACTGGCTCCTTGAGTAG
- a CDS encoding circularly permuted type 2 ATP-grasp protein gives MLFDAYDPGDFFDELFVSSGQPRPEAELLVRRVNAMALVELQQRQKAVQNTLFKLGVTFNVYSDTQGTERIFPFDVIPRIVPGHEWEWIEKGLKQRIYAINCFIHDVYNDQNILNDGVIPRHVVESAPGFLKPCMGLNPPNNIWCHITGTDLVRDRDGSWYVLEDNMRCPSGVSYVLENRRVMKNTFPHLFAAMDIAAVDDYASQLLETLLNLVPETLINPRVAVLTPGMYNSAYFEHSFLAQQMGAELVEGRDLVVSDGYLKMRTTKGLERVDVVYRRIDDDFIDPLAFRPDSLLGVPGLMEVYRAGRVALANALGTGVADDKLVYAYVPQMIRYYLDEDQIIPNVPTYLCEDETQQAHVLAHLDQLVVKATNASGGYGMLVGPHATEEQRAEFGDRIRANPRGYIAQPTLCLSRVPTLIDDSFEGCHVDLRPYILYGQDIYVNPGGLTRVALKRGSLVVNSSQGGGSKDTWVVKSVDPNAQLPMQSQ, from the coding sequence GTGCTATTCGACGCCTACGACCCCGGCGATTTTTTCGACGAATTGTTTGTCAGCTCTGGACAACCCCGCCCTGAGGCCGAACTGCTGGTGCGACGGGTCAACGCGATGGCGCTGGTAGAACTACAGCAGCGGCAAAAGGCAGTCCAAAACACCCTGTTTAAGCTCGGGGTCACCTTCAACGTCTACAGCGACACCCAGGGCACTGAGCGCATCTTTCCCTTTGACGTGATTCCCCGCATCGTGCCCGGTCACGAGTGGGAATGGATTGAAAAAGGCCTCAAGCAGCGCATCTATGCTATCAACTGCTTCATCCACGACGTCTACAACGACCAAAATATTTTGAACGACGGCGTGATTCCCCGCCACGTAGTGGAGTCAGCGCCAGGATTTTTGAAACCCTGCATGGGGCTCAACCCGCCCAACAACATCTGGTGCCACATCACCGGCACCGACCTGGTGCGCGACAGAGACGGCAGCTGGTACGTGCTCGAAGACAACATGCGCTGCCCCTCCGGCGTCTCCTACGTGCTCGAAAATCGGCGGGTGATGAAGAATACCTTCCCCCACCTGTTTGCCGCGATGGACATTGCCGCCGTAGACGACTACGCCAGCCAGCTGCTCGAAACCCTGCTCAACCTGGTGCCCGAAACGCTGATTAACCCGCGCGTGGCGGTACTCACCCCCGGCATGTACAACTCGGCCTACTTCGAGCACTCGTTTTTGGCCCAGCAGATGGGGGCCGAACTGGTGGAAGGCCGCGACCTGGTAGTCTCCGATGGCTACCTGAAAATGCGCACCACCAAGGGTCTGGAGCGGGTGGATGTGGTGTACCGCCGCATCGATGACGACTTTATTGACCCCCTGGCCTTTCGGCCCGACTCGCTGCTGGGGGTGCCGGGGCTGATGGAGGTGTATCGGGCGGGGCGGGTGGCCCTGGCCAACGCCCTGGGCACCGGGGTAGCCGACGACAAGCTGGTCTACGCCTACGTGCCCCAGATGATTCGCTACTACCTCGACGAAGACCAGATCATTCCCAACGTGCCCACCTACCTATGCGAAGACGAGACCCAGCAGGCCCATGTGCTGGCCCACCTCGACCAGCTGGTGGTCAAAGCCACCAATGCCTCGGGCGGCTACGGCATGCTGGTGGGCCCCCACGCCACTGAGGAGCAGCGGGCGGAGTTTGGCGATCGCATCCGCGCCAACCCCCGGGGCTATATTGCTCAGCCCACGCTGTGCCTGTCGCGGGTGCCCACCCTAATTGACGACAGCTTCGAGGGCTGCCACGTCGATCTGCGCCCCTACATCCTCTACGGCCAGGACATCTACGTGAACCCCGGCGGACTCACTCGGGTGGCCCTCAAGCGCGGCTCCCTGGTGGTCAACTCCTCCCAGGGCGGCGGCAGCAAAGACACCTGGGTGGTGAAGTCGGTTGACCCCAATGCCCAGCTGCCCATGCAAAGCCAGTAG
- a CDS encoding transaldolase: MASLLEQLRQMTVVVADTGDIQAIEKFTPRDATTNPSLITAAAQMPQYQAIVDDTLLKAKADAGEGASDKDVANLAFKNLAVAFGHKILGIIPGRVSTEVDARLSYDTEATVATARDIIAQYDKLGITPDRVLIKIASTWEGIKAAEILEKEGIHCNLTLLFGIHQAIACAEAGATLISPFVGRILDWYKKDTGREEYPAAEDPGVVSVTEIYNYYKKFGYNTEVMGASFRNIGEINELAGCDLLTISPQLLAKLDETQAELPRKLDPAKAAAMDIERLSIDEATFRSMHEGDRMATEKLDEGIKGFSKALESLENLLATRLTELTESSGTSSKARDDQFDLFKAYDLDGDGFITREEWLGTDAAFDALDLDHDGKLSSSEIVAGLGPAFEVA, encoded by the coding sequence ATGGCCAGCCTCTTAGAGCAGCTTCGGCAAATGACCGTTGTTGTCGCCGACACCGGAGATATTCAAGCCATTGAAAAATTTACCCCCCGCGACGCCACCACTAACCCCTCACTGATTACGGCGGCAGCCCAGATGCCCCAGTACCAGGCGATTGTCGATGACACCCTGCTCAAGGCCAAAGCCGACGCCGGAGAAGGTGCCTCAGACAAAGACGTAGCCAATCTGGCCTTTAAAAACCTGGCGGTGGCCTTTGGCCACAAGATTTTGGGCATCATTCCCGGTCGGGTTTCCACGGAGGTGGACGCTCGCCTCTCCTACGACACCGAGGCGACGGTGGCCACGGCCCGCGACATCATCGCCCAGTACGACAAGCTGGGCATTACCCCCGATCGCGTGCTGATTAAAATTGCCTCCACCTGGGAGGGCATCAAGGCAGCTGAGATTCTCGAAAAAGAGGGTATTCACTGCAACCTGACGCTGCTGTTTGGCATTCACCAGGCGATCGCCTGCGCCGAGGCAGGGGCCACCCTGATCTCGCCCTTTGTGGGTCGCATTCTCGACTGGTACAAAAAAGACACCGGTCGAGAAGAGTACCCCGCCGCCGAAGACCCCGGCGTGGTGTCGGTCACCGAGATCTACAACTACTACAAAAAGTTTGGCTACAACACCGAGGTGATGGGGGCCAGCTTCCGCAACATCGGCGAAATCAACGAACTGGCGGGCTGCGACCTGCTGACTATCTCGCCCCAGCTGCTGGCCAAGCTCGACGAAACCCAGGCCGAGCTGCCCCGCAAGCTCGACCCCGCCAAAGCCGCAGCGATGGACATTGAGCGGCTCTCCATCGACGAAGCCACGTTTAGATCGATGCACGAGGGCGATCGCATGGCCACCGAAAAGCTCGACGAAGGCATCAAAGGGTTTAGCAAGGCCCTCGAATCGCTGGAAAACCTGCTTGCCACTCGGCTCACCGAACTCACCGAGAGCAGCGGCACCTCGTCCAAAGCTCGGGACGACCAGTTTGACCTATTCAAAGCCTACGACCTCGATGGCGACGGCTTCATCACCCGGGAAGAATGGCTGGGCACCGACGCCGCCTTCGATGCCCTCGATCTCGACCACGACGGCAAACTGTCCTCCTCGGAGATTGTCGCTGGCCTGGGGCCGGCCTTTGAAGTAGCCTAG
- a CDS encoding IctB family putative bicarbonate transporter: MLTHFWQQLTLSSFALEQWRDVSLMHRLLAPLRRWRQGSRLLQWGDWIGLAIVVALFALAPYVSTTLIGVLLLAAAALWALLTLTDEAGAGMTPVHIAVAVYWGVMVLATAISPVRGAALSGLIKLSLNILLFLLVARVARQPRARGLLILAYILTTLPVAIYGLRQYFFGATALATWVDVNSAVADVTRVYSFLGNPNLLAGYLIPGVMLSAAAVFAWPRWVPKGLAVLAAVINTLCLILTLSRGGWIGFLIAGFVLMTLLVQYWSIWFTPFWRRWALPLLLGGAAAVVVLGVLSVSSLRARVLSMFVGRADSSNNFRMNVWAAVIDMIRARPILGIGPGNEAFNAVYPLFQRPRYTALSAYSVFLEVLVEAGIVGMAAFLWLLLLIFHQGWVQLQRLRETQDKQGYWLMGAVASITGILGQGIADTVMYRPQISTLWWMAIALVASYYPAQLGWTGRSFKLNPK; this comes from the coding sequence ATGCTGACTCACTTTTGGCAACAGCTCACCCTCTCTAGTTTTGCCCTCGAGCAATGGCGCGATGTCAGCCTCATGCATCGACTGCTGGCTCCGCTGCGGCGGTGGCGTCAGGGCAGCCGCCTGTTGCAGTGGGGCGACTGGATTGGGCTGGCGATTGTGGTGGCGCTGTTTGCCCTGGCTCCCTACGTTTCTACTACGCTGATCGGGGTGCTGCTGCTGGCGGCAGCGGCCCTGTGGGCACTGCTCACCCTGACCGACGAGGCCGGAGCGGGCATGACGCCCGTGCACATCGCCGTGGCGGTGTACTGGGGAGTGATGGTGCTGGCTACGGCAATTTCCCCTGTGCGGGGGGCGGCCCTGAGCGGTCTGATTAAGCTCAGCCTGAATATCCTGCTGTTTTTGCTGGTGGCGCGGGTGGCGCGGCAGCCCAGGGCCAGGGGGCTGCTGATCCTGGCCTACATTTTGACGACGCTGCCGGTGGCAATCTACGGCCTGCGGCAGTATTTCTTTGGGGCAACGGCCCTGGCTACCTGGGTGGATGTCAACTCGGCAGTGGCGGACGTGACGCGGGTGTACAGCTTTTTGGGCAATCCAAACCTGCTGGCGGGCTACCTGATTCCGGGGGTGATGCTGAGCGCAGCGGCGGTGTTTGCCTGGCCCCGCTGGGTACCCAAAGGGCTGGCGGTACTGGCGGCGGTGATCAACACCCTATGTCTGATTTTGACCCTCAGTCGCGGCGGCTGGATCGGCTTCCTGATTGCCGGATTTGTGCTGATGACCCTGCTGGTACAGTACTGGAGCATCTGGTTTACGCCGTTTTGGCGGCGCTGGGCGCTGCCGCTGCTGCTGGGCGGTGCCGCCGCTGTGGTGGTGTTGGGGGTGCTCTCGGTCAGCTCGCTGCGGGCGCGGGTGCTGAGCATGTTTGTGGGCCGGGCCGACAGCAGCAACAACTTCCGCATGAACGTGTGGGCAGCGGTGATCGACATGATTCGCGCCCGGCCCATTCTCGGTATTGGCCCCGGCAACGAGGCGTTTAATGCGGTGTATCCGCTGTTTCAGCGGCCCCGCTACACGGCCCTGAGCGCCTACTCGGTGTTTTTAGAAGTGCTGGTGGAGGCGGGGATTGTCGGTATGGCGGCGTTTTTGTGGCTGCTGCTGCTGATCTTTCACCAGGGCTGGGTGCAGCTCCAGCGGCTGCGCGAAACCCAGGATAAGCAGGGCTACTGGCTGATGGGGGCGGTAGCCTCGATCACGGGCATTTTGGGCCAGGGGATTGCCGACACGGTGATGTATCGACCCCAGATCAGCACACTGTGGTGGATGGCGATCGCCCTGGTGGCCAGCTACTATCCAGCGCAGCTGGGGTGGACTGGGCGATCGTTTAAGCTAAACCCGAAGTAG
- a CDS encoding SRPBCC family protein, whose translation MSSLSRQVQPAEAYLAKLTPADLATLANRDVLVKGGKGQYGIMVATPVSHALAWSVLTDYNNFYRFLPTVVKSRVVETDGDRTVVEQLDRRRILLSTMESTVLTENLELGGQQISFRLLKGNLDYMYGHWRIDTTTLASGAEPVRLLSQQVRAEADVGPFKSLFYNLFETGLVDTVKALRDEMERRDASSNL comes from the coding sequence ATGTCGAGTCTATCCCGTCAGGTTCAGCCAGCTGAGGCCTATTTAGCTAAACTAACCCCGGCGGATTTAGCGACCCTGGCCAACCGCGACGTATTGGTCAAAGGCGGCAAGGGCCAGTACGGCATTATGGTAGCCACCCCGGTCTCCCACGCTCTGGCCTGGAGCGTGCTGACCGATTACAACAATTTCTACCGGTTTCTGCCGACGGTGGTAAAGAGCCGCGTGGTAGAGACTGACGGCGATCGCACCGTGGTCGAGCAGCTCGACCGCCGCCGTATCCTGCTCTCCACCATGGAATCGACGGTGCTGACCGAAAACCTGGAGCTAGGCGGCCAGCAGATTAGCTTTCGGCTGCTGAAGGGCAACCTGGACTACATGTACGGCCACTGGCGCATCGACACCACCACCCTGGCCTCCGGTGCTGAGCCGGTGCGCCTGCTGTCCCAGCAGGTGCGGGCCGAAGCCGATGTCGGCCCGTTCAAGTCACTGTTTTATAACCTGTTCGAGACCGGCTTAGTCGATACCGTCAAGGCGCTGCGGGACGAGATGGAACGCCGTGACGCTTCGTCTAATCTTTAG